A genomic segment from Stenotrophomonas maltophilia encodes:
- a CDS encoding putative bifunctional diguanylate cyclase/phosphodiesterase, with the protein MTGSYSQSLVIISLLVAILASYTALDMAGRLATAEGRVARWWLAGGAAAMGLGIWSMHFIGMLAFDLPIPVGYDLGITLYSLAVSIGASAYALWLVSRPSLPWRRLLAGAVLMGLGIATMHYLGMAAMRMQPGIDYHPGWFAASIAVAIGAAGAALWIAFRLRAEHRHTLLLRALASLVMGLAIVGMHYTGMAAARFPEGSICGAVGSGGIDTRWLAVLVIVTTVATLGIALVASLFDRQMRVRTGLLADSLAHANNKLIQAALHDPLTQLPNRMLLQDRIEQAIEKARRRNHAVAVMFCDLDGFKAVNDAYGHQLGDRLLVAVAQRIGSLLRPQDTFARLGGDEFVIVLAIDIPDDAVVVAERIIAAAGEPFTLDAAELQVSASLGIALYPDDASNERELMAHADAAMYHTKETGRNGYTFFTPSMQLSANRQLRLLQDLRKAIARNELLLHYQPKFPAAGAPATGAEALLRWQHPELGLLAPDVFIPIAERSGLILPIGDWVLDQACAQLRAWHDAGHAEWTMAVNLSPLQFASPALLDSVREVLQRHRIEPARLTLEITETTAMKDVDASLAILNDLTAMGVHIAIDDFGTGYSSLLYLKRMPATELKIDRAFVHDLERNDEDAAIVSSIIALGRTLQLQVVAEGVETQAQREYLSELGCDQLQGYHLGRPMEAEEFMRRVG; encoded by the coding sequence CGATCCCGGTGGGTTACGACCTTGGCATCACCCTGTACTCGCTGGCGGTCTCGATCGGTGCTTCCGCCTATGCGCTGTGGCTGGTGTCGCGCCCCAGCCTGCCGTGGCGCCGGCTGCTGGCCGGTGCCGTGCTGATGGGCCTGGGCATCGCCACCATGCACTACCTGGGCATGGCGGCGATGCGCATGCAGCCCGGCATCGACTACCACCCGGGCTGGTTTGCCGCCTCCATCGCGGTGGCCATCGGTGCCGCTGGCGCCGCCCTGTGGATCGCCTTCCGCCTGCGCGCCGAGCATCGCCACACCCTTCTCCTGCGCGCGCTCGCATCACTGGTGATGGGCCTGGCCATCGTCGGCATGCATTACACCGGCATGGCCGCGGCGCGCTTCCCCGAAGGCAGCATCTGTGGCGCCGTCGGCAGTGGCGGCATCGACACGCGCTGGCTCGCGGTGCTGGTGATCGTCACCACAGTGGCCACGCTGGGCATCGCCCTGGTCGCCTCGCTGTTCGACCGGCAGATGCGCGTGCGCACCGGGCTGCTGGCCGATTCGCTGGCGCACGCCAACAACAAGCTGATCCAGGCGGCACTGCACGACCCGTTGACCCAGCTGCCCAACCGCATGCTGCTGCAGGACCGCATCGAGCAGGCCATCGAGAAGGCGCGGCGCCGCAATCATGCGGTGGCGGTGATGTTCTGCGACCTGGATGGCTTCAAGGCGGTCAATGATGCCTATGGCCACCAGCTCGGCGACCGCCTGCTGGTGGCGGTGGCACAGCGCATCGGCAGCCTGCTGCGGCCGCAGGATACGTTCGCCCGCCTTGGCGGCGACGAGTTCGTGATCGTGCTGGCCATCGATATTCCCGACGATGCGGTGGTGGTGGCCGAGCGCATCATCGCCGCTGCCGGCGAACCGTTCACGCTGGATGCGGCCGAACTGCAGGTGAGCGCCAGCCTGGGCATCGCCCTGTACCCGGATGACGCCAGCAACGAGCGCGAGCTGATGGCGCACGCCGATGCGGCGATGTACCACACCAAGGAAACCGGGCGTAACGGCTATACCTTCTTCACCCCCTCGATGCAGCTCAGTGCCAACCGCCAGCTGCGCCTGCTGCAGGACCTGCGCAAGGCCATCGCCCGCAACGAACTGCTCCTGCATTACCAGCCCAAATTTCCTGCCGCGGGCGCACCGGCCACCGGCGCCGAGGCACTGCTGCGCTGGCAGCATCCGGAGCTTGGCCTGCTGGCGCCGGATGTGTTCATTCCCATCGCCGAGCGCAGCGGCCTGATCCTGCCGATCGGTGACTGGGTACTGGACCAGGCCTGTGCGCAGCTGCGGGCATGGCACGATGCCGGGCATGCCGAATGGACAATGGCGGTGAACCTGTCGCCGCTGCAGTTTGCCTCGCCGGCGCTACTGGACAGCGTGCGCGAGGTGCTGCAACGGCACCGGATCGAACCGGCACGCCTGACCCTGGAGATCACCGAGACCACGGCGATGAAGGACGTCGATGCCAGCCTCGCGATTCTCAACGACCTGACCGCGATGGGCGTGCACATCGCCATCGATGATTTCGGCACCGGCTATTCCAGCCTGCTGTACCTCAAGCGCATGCCGGCCACCGAACTGAAGATCGACCGTGCGTTCGTGCACGACCTGGAGCGCAACGACGAGGACGCCGCCATCGTCTCGTCGATCATCGCGCTGGGCCGCACCCTGCAGCTGCAGGTGGTGGCCGAGGGCGTGGAGACCCAGGCGCAGCGCGAGTACCTGAGCGAGCTCGGCTGCGACCAGCTGCAGGGGTACCACCTCGGCCGGCCGATGGAGGCCGAAGAGTTCATGCGCCGGGTGGGGTGA